AAATTAGTAATCAATAGGTTGAATTCTTTAGGCATAAGAGTTTTAAGAACTGATAAAGATGGATTAATAACTGCAAAAATTGATGAAGAAAGTTATAGTGTTGAAAATTATAATAAAATAAAATATGAACTTACAGAAATATTAAAGCTGTGGAATGAAATAGTAATATTTAGTAGTTTTGTTTTAGTGTTAGCATTTTTCATAACAATTTTATCAAAGGAGTGGAATGATGAGCTATAAGATTATTTTAAACGATATAAAGCAAAATAGCTTGAAACCAATATATTTATGTTATGGTGTTGAAAACTATTTGAAGTCAGTTATTTTAGATAAATTAGTAGAAAAATATATTGATAAAGCTTTTTATGATTTAAATTATATACATATACAAGAAGAAGTTAAAGCTAAGGATATTATAAATGCATGTGAGACACTTCCTTTTATGTCTGAAAAAAAGATTGTTGTAATTGAAGATTGTAGTGTTTTTTCATCTAAATCTAGTGAAGATACTGATGAGGATATAATTAATTACATAAAAGCTCCTAATCAAAGTACATGTTTAATATTCTATCAAAATGTTGATAAGGTTGATAATAGACGTAAGATTGTTAAATTAATAAAAAAACATGGTACTGTTATTGAATTGAATAAAATTAATGAAAGAGAGCTTTATTCTTGGATTAACAAAGAATTTAAAGAAAAAGGGAAAAAAATAAACTTAGCTACAATTGAGCATTTTGTGTCTATTATAAGTTACTATGATAAAAACTTAGACAAATCTATGTTTGATATTAAAAACGAAATTACGAAGATTTGTGATTATTATTCAGATAAAATCAATATTGGACGGGACGATGTAGAAAAAGTTATAACAAAATCAATTAGTAATAATATATTTAAGCTAGTAGATGCTATAGGACAAAAAAATACAGTTGGGTGTTTAGAGGAATTAAACAATATTATTATTAATCAAGAACCTATTCCTAAGATAATGTATATGATAATAAGACAATTTCGATTATTAGCTGAGGTAAAATTATTAACTACTCAAGGCTATAATTCTAATGATATAGCTAAAAAAATGAAAACTCATGTATTTATAGTAAAGAAACTAATAGTGCAGAGTAGAAATTTTACATATCAAGAGATTAAAAGAGCATTAGTTAGGTGTTTACAGACAGATAAAGATATCAAAACAAGTTCAAAAGATAATAGATTAGCTGTAGAAATGTTAATAATAGATTTTGCTTCTTAAGCAGAGAACTAAAATCTGTGATTTTATGTGAGTCGCTTACTCATTCGTA
The genomic region above belongs to Abyssisolibacter fermentans and contains:
- the holA gene encoding DNA polymerase III subunit delta, with translation MSYKIILNDIKQNSLKPIYLCYGVENYLKSVILDKLVEKYIDKAFYDLNYIHIQEEVKAKDIINACETLPFMSEKKIVVIEDCSVFSSKSSEDTDEDIINYIKAPNQSTCLIFYQNVDKVDNRRKIVKLIKKHGTVIELNKINERELYSWINKEFKEKGKKINLATIEHFVSIISYYDKNLDKSMFDIKNEITKICDYYSDKINIGRDDVEKVITKSISNNIFKLVDAIGQKNTVGCLEELNNIIINQEPIPKIMYMIIRQFRLLAEVKLLTTQGYNSNDIAKKMKTHVFIVKKLIVQSRNFTYQEIKRALVRCLQTDKDIKTSSKDNRLAVEMLIIDFAS